A region from the Ptychodera flava strain L36383 chromosome 12, AS_Pfla_20210202, whole genome shotgun sequence genome encodes:
- the LOC139145824 gene encoding DNA-directed RNA polymerase II subunit GRINL1A-like, with amino-acid sequence MAHLHKQGELGNLENLTVPELTDLLKRQEKLLANEKFLQKLSDKGHKIRIFAERLQLMIKKRQQVEQAAELFEKMKIDQENFPGVKNQLDSDDDEDDDITESKEPDVDSKGIEKTDSDSASNSNCHEIEGRTLPEKSAMDNYRGKPVKKISEFKKRMSTQPGIQPGNPFLKTQTQKKDVFRPSKTLRSNKLPDDIVKPEPLPMKLSSDIQRDKVEEISAVMPPKIKHVDGSQLLEISESILLEQEQQKKYEELCAKQAAERLARRMNVTMEAYIPDQGDMAYREHESDEGNDTSDDETSTDED; translated from the exons ATGGCACACTTGCACAAACAAGGTGAGCTTGGGAATCTAGAAAACCTCACAGTGCCAGAACTGACTGACTTATTGAAGAGACAGGAGAAACTGTTGGCGAACGA AAAATTCCTTCAGAAACTCTCAGATAAGGGAcataaaataagaatttttgcAGAAAGGCTACAGTTAATGATCAAAAAAAGACAGCAAGTTGAGCAGGCGGCAgaactttttgagaaaatgaagaTTGATCAAGAAAACTTCCCAGGAGTTAAAAACCAACttgacagtgatgatgatgaggatgacGACATCACTGAGAGTAAAGAGCCTGATGTGGACAGTAAAGGAATTGAAAAGACTGACTCTGATTCAGCTTCAAATAGCAACTGCCATGAGATTGAAGGAAGGACTTTGCCTGAAAAGAGTGCCATGGACAACTACAGAGGAAAACCTGTGAAAAAGATATCAGAGTTCAAAAAGAGAATGTCAACTCAACCAGGCATTCAACCTGGCAATCCATTtttgaaaacacaaacacaaaagaaGGATGTATTCCGACCCTCCAAGACATTGAGGTCCAATAAACTACCAGATGACATTGTGAAGCCTGAGCCATTGCCAATGAAACTTTCCAgtgatattcaaagagataagGTGGAAGAGATATCTGCAGTAATGCctccaaaaataaaacatgttgATGGGTCTCAACTCCTGGAAATCAGTGAATCAATTCTTTTGGAACAAGAGcaacaaaagaaatatgag GAACTTTGTGCAAAGCAAGCTGCTGAACGTCTAGCAAGGAGAATGAATGTTACCATGGAAGCATACATACCTGATCAAGGAGACATGGC TTATCGTGAACATGAATCTGATGAAGGTAATGACACTTCTGATGATGAAACATCTACAGATGAGGATTGA